From Humisphaera borealis, the proteins below share one genomic window:
- a CDS encoding M24 family metallopeptidase: MLDPLYCRRRQRRLLDILVERKLEVAVITSRPHVYWLTGHSPFWLHETAVLLRADGHLTLISANSKADCAAADEVRSYPANRFATQRMDQPAVVADIVRDSTNGSKRIGYDAGVPGSQLVGLYGKHSTAIDDSIHLLRRRKEPDELALMRKAIDCTRAMHERARHIIEPGVSEITVYTELHTAAVSEAGEPLSPAYLGNDFVCGSGGGAPRANRPAKAGEIYILDIGPAYRGYFADNARAYAVDRKPTDVQLKTWEAITGVFPIIERMAKPGVRCHDLFDAGREHLRQKTGKVLDHHLGHGVGLFPHEYPHINPEWDDVLETGDVFTIEPGLYGPEINGGIRLENQYLVTETGVENLTPFPLALA; this comes from the coding sequence ATGCTCGATCCCCTGTACTGCCGCCGCCGACAACGCCGACTGCTCGACATCCTCGTCGAACGAAAGTTGGAAGTCGCTGTCATCACGTCTCGCCCCCACGTCTACTGGCTGACCGGACATTCGCCCTTCTGGTTGCACGAGACGGCGGTGCTTCTTCGGGCAGACGGGCATCTGACGCTGATCTCGGCCAATTCAAAAGCCGATTGCGCCGCCGCCGACGAGGTGCGTTCTTACCCGGCAAATCGTTTCGCGACGCAACGCATGGACCAGCCGGCAGTGGTCGCCGACATCGTTCGCGATTCGACGAACGGATCAAAACGGATCGGCTACGACGCCGGTGTTCCCGGCTCGCAACTGGTCGGCCTGTACGGTAAGCATTCGACGGCCATCGATGATTCGATCCACCTGCTACGCCGTCGCAAAGAGCCTGACGAACTCGCGCTGATGCGAAAGGCGATCGACTGCACAAGAGCGATGCACGAGCGGGCGAGGCATATCATCGAACCCGGCGTGTCTGAGATCACCGTCTACACCGAGTTGCATACCGCCGCCGTTAGTGAAGCGGGCGAGCCACTGTCGCCAGCCTACCTTGGCAACGACTTCGTCTGCGGTTCAGGCGGAGGTGCGCCGCGGGCCAATCGCCCGGCCAAGGCCGGCGAGATCTACATCCTGGACATCGGCCCGGCCTACCGTGGCTACTTCGCCGACAACGCCCGTGCCTACGCCGTCGATCGCAAGCCGACGGACGTGCAACTGAAAACCTGGGAGGCGATCACCGGCGTCTTCCCGATCATCGAGCGTATGGCAAAGCCCGGAGTTCGCTGCCACGATCTATTTGATGCCGGTCGGGAACATCTGCGACAGAAGACGGGCAAGGTGCTTGACCACCACCTCGGTCACGGCGTGGGACTTTTCCCGCACGAGTACCCGCACATCAACCCCGAGTGGGACGATGTGTTGGAGACCGGCGATGTATTCACGATCGAGCCCGGCTTGTATGGGCCCGAGATCAATGGCGGGATTCGATTGGAGAACCAGTACCTAGTCACCGAGACGGGCGTCGAGAACCTGACGCCTTTCCCACTGGCTCTCGCGTGA
- a CDS encoding ATP-binding protein produces MSVTYETFERYRQKGIDARRAGQWDSARIYLLEAARSILDLSKTAQGEELKQARREMAQKLMDLAKDCEKAKAENRRVTQVARRGAPGSTTGGASKESGGGGNGDDEEKDASQWVVKDKPDLKFDDVAGLEAVKQDIKLKMIYPFEHPELAQKFGIRPGGGVLLYGPPGTGKTMLAKATAGEIDATFFLISAADLLSKWVGEAEQNIKKLFEAAAGEKRSIIFIDEIESLVPARRDDGGSSVMQRVVPQILQGVEGFDRKSGRAVLLMGATNVPWQLDPAMMRPGRFDEKVYIPLPDPPARRKLLEIYLGKRPLDPAVTFDALVEKVEGYSGADIKYICDRAAVIPFLSAVATGTDGLITMDIIEDVIREAPRSVTKEMIKRFDEWGRQQISG; encoded by the coding sequence ATGTCGGTCACCTACGAAACATTCGAGCGGTATCGGCAAAAGGGCATCGACGCCCGTCGCGCCGGGCAGTGGGATTCGGCCAGGATTTACCTCCTTGAAGCCGCACGGTCGATTCTTGACCTCTCCAAGACCGCCCAGGGCGAAGAGCTCAAACAAGCCCGCCGGGAGATGGCGCAGAAGCTGATGGACCTGGCCAAGGATTGCGAAAAAGCCAAGGCCGAGAACCGCCGGGTGACGCAGGTTGCCCGGCGCGGCGCACCCGGCAGCACGACCGGCGGGGCGTCCAAGGAATCGGGCGGCGGCGGTAACGGCGATGACGAAGAAAAGGACGCCAGCCAGTGGGTCGTAAAGGACAAACCCGACCTGAAGTTCGATGATGTCGCCGGCCTCGAGGCCGTCAAGCAGGACATCAAGCTCAAGATGATCTATCCGTTCGAGCACCCCGAACTGGCTCAGAAGTTCGGCATTCGCCCCGGTGGCGGCGTGCTGCTCTACGGCCCGCCCGGCACCGGCAAGACGATGCTCGCCAAGGCGACGGCGGGAGAGATCGATGCGACATTCTTCCTGATCTCCGCCGCCGACCTGCTGAGCAAATGGGTCGGCGAGGCCGAGCAGAACATCAAGAAGCTGTTCGAAGCCGCCGCCGGCGAGAAACGCAGCATCATCTTTATTGACGAAATCGAATCGCTCGTCCCCGCCCGCCGCGACGACGGCGGATCGAGCGTGATGCAACGCGTCGTCCCACAGATTCTGCAGGGCGTGGAAGGCTTCGACCGCAAGAGCGGTCGGGCCGTGCTACTAATGGGAGCGACCAACGTCCCCTGGCAGCTAGACCCCGCGATGATGCGGCCGGGCCGATTCGACGAGAAGGTCTACATCCCGCTGCCCGATCCGCCGGCTCGGCGCAAGTTGCTCGAGATTTACCTCGGCAAGCGCCCGCTCGACCCGGCGGTGACGTTCGATGCGCTGGTGGAAAAGGTCGAGGGCTACAGCGGTGCCGACATCAAGTACATCTGCGATCGCGCGGCGGTGATCCCATTCCTGTCCGCCGTCGCCACCGGAACGGACGGACTGATCACGATGGACATTATTGAGGACGTGATCAGGGAAGCGCCGAGGTCAGTAACGAAGGAGATGATCAAGCGGTTCGACGAGTGGGGACGGCAGCAGATTTCAGGGTGA
- a CDS encoding RecQ family ATP-dependent DNA helicase: MSDPLRDQLQHTFGLDDFRPAQREVIEDIMAGKDVLCVMPTGAGKSLCYQFPAAIGGGLTLVVSPLISLMSDQVRQLRDEGIPACLLNSTVSGAVRREIYDEIRNGFEGLLYVAPERFVMDDFVELMQAVKPKIFAVDEAHCVSMWGHDFRREYMRLREFREKLGDPPCIALTATATEDVREEIITNLGLRDPSVVVTGFDRPNLSYQCRPARPSVKIGELSDIFRKEPGSGIVYCSTRKNVDEVTTKLSEQLKDRSVFAYHAGMDQAARTANQQRFMNTPGAVAVATNAFGMGINKPDIRLVVHYNIPANIEAYYQEAGRAGRDGRPARCIILFSYADRHTQEFLIDKTGEENPDANFEALETLKQHAHEKLERLIRYCQRQVCRRRMILDYFGDESPVTDCRCDICLGHEQLAAAHADTDGEIVIPDELVLLVRKILSAIARMNGKFGVGMVAEVLKGEESEKLARWGLQNLSVFGLLRELPTKRIMAMIYRVIDVGLAQQRNPPGVVGRPVVELTGPGVAVMKAQELPPVSLVDLLPRKDDFSSKGTGTVRKKRYEAQASEMNADAQSRFEMLRKLRARLAVEKQVPTYVIFHDSVLRSIAEADPKDEAGLSKIKGMGTFKLQEYGPMVLEALQSQ; the protein is encoded by the coding sequence ATGTCCGATCCCCTGCGTGACCAGCTTCAGCACACCTTCGGCCTCGACGATTTTCGGCCGGCGCAGCGCGAAGTGATTGAAGACATCATGGCCGGCAAGGACGTCCTGTGCGTCATGCCGACCGGGGCGGGGAAGAGTCTTTGCTACCAGTTTCCGGCGGCGATTGGTGGGGGGCTTACGCTCGTTGTTTCGCCGCTGATTTCGCTGATGTCGGACCAGGTCCGCCAGCTTCGTGACGAAGGAATTCCTGCCTGCCTGCTGAACAGCACTGTGTCGGGTGCCGTTCGACGCGAGATCTACGACGAAATCCGCAACGGCTTCGAAGGCCTGCTCTATGTCGCGCCCGAGCGATTCGTGATGGACGACTTCGTCGAGCTGATGCAGGCGGTGAAGCCGAAGATCTTCGCCGTCGACGAGGCCCATTGCGTCAGCATGTGGGGGCACGATTTCCGTCGGGAATACATGCGGCTTCGCGAGTTCCGCGAGAAACTTGGCGATCCTCCTTGCATCGCGCTAACGGCGACCGCGACGGAAGACGTCCGCGAAGAGATCATCACCAACCTCGGCCTGCGTGATCCGAGCGTGGTGGTCACGGGGTTCGATCGACCCAACCTCAGCTATCAATGCCGGCCGGCCAGGCCGTCGGTGAAGATCGGCGAGCTGTCCGATATCTTCCGAAAGGAACCGGGCAGCGGCATCGTCTACTGCTCGACACGGAAGAACGTCGACGAAGTCACGACCAAACTTTCGGAACAACTGAAGGACCGGTCGGTGTTCGCATACCACGCCGGCATGGATCAGGCGGCTAGGACGGCAAACCAGCAGCGGTTCATGAATACGCCGGGCGCGGTTGCCGTGGCGACTAATGCGTTCGGCATGGGCATCAACAAGCCCGACATCCGCCTGGTGGTCCACTACAACATTCCCGCCAATATCGAAGCCTACTACCAGGAAGCCGGCCGCGCCGGCCGTGACGGGCGGCCGGCACGGTGCATTATCCTCTTCAGCTACGCCGACCGGCACACGCAGGAGTTCTTGATCGACAAGACCGGCGAGGAGAACCCCGATGCCAACTTCGAGGCGCTCGAAACCCTCAAGCAGCACGCCCACGAAAAGCTCGAACGCCTGATCCGCTACTGCCAGCGGCAGGTGTGCCGGCGGCGGATGATCCTCGATTATTTCGGCGATGAATCACCGGTCACAGATTGTCGCTGCGACATCTGCCTGGGCCACGAACAACTCGCCGCGGCACACGCCGACACCGACGGCGAGATCGTGATTCCTGATGAGCTTGTGCTGCTGGTTCGAAAGATCCTCTCGGCGATCGCCCGCATGAACGGCAAGTTCGGCGTGGGGATGGTCGCCGAGGTGCTCAAAGGGGAAGAATCCGAGAAGCTGGCGCGGTGGGGTCTCCAGAACCTGTCGGTCTTCGGGCTGCTTCGCGAGCTGCCGACGAAGCGCATCATGGCGATGATCTACCGCGTCATCGATGTCGGGCTCGCCCAGCAGCGCAATCCGCCTGGCGTCGTCGGGCGGCCGGTGGTCGAACTCACGGGCCCCGGCGTTGCGGTGATGAAAGCACAGGAGCTGCCGCCGGTCTCGCTCGTCGATCTGTTGCCGCGCAAGGATGACTTCAGCAGCAAGGGGACCGGCACGGTCCGCAAAAAGCGGTATGAGGCACAGGCCTCAGAGATGAACGCCGACGCCCAGTCGCGGTTCGAGATGCTGCGTAAGCTGCGCGCCAGACTCGCCGTGGAGAAGCAGGTGCCGACGTACGTCATCTTTCACGACAGCGTGTTGCGGTCGATCGCTGAGGCCGATCCCAAGGACGAAGCGGGGCTATCAAAGATCAAGGGGATGGGCACGTTCAAGCTGCAGGAGTACGGACCGATGGTGCTCGAGGCTCTGCAGAGCCAATAG
- a CDS encoding zinc-binding dehydrogenase produces the protein MTHPAVVNFSAEKHSVELRELPTPEIGPDDVLLSVSAVGVCGSDLHQWTNDHSWQVNYPVVLGHEFAGVIARVGANVTGWKEGDRVVSETAAVIDANSPLTRQGLYNLDPTRKGFGYGVNGAMTRFVRVPSRILHRVPANLPLEIAALTEPCCVAFNAVVKNGRITPGDRVVVFGPGPIGLLCGAMARLCGAEVAVVGLERDRERLEIAKGYGCTPIVSGLEEWSKEIDGLGVDGVVDAAGVSATLKMSMQIVRPNGWISKVGWGPQPLNFSLDPLVQKNITLQGSFSHNWPIWERVVRLLSTGQLDVRPIIGGTWPLEQWHEAFETMHSGKIAKAVLKP, from the coding sequence ATGACCCACCCCGCCGTTGTCAACTTTTCGGCCGAGAAACATTCCGTCGAGCTGCGCGAGTTACCAACGCCGGAGATTGGCCCGGACGATGTGCTGCTATCGGTGTCGGCGGTCGGCGTGTGCGGGTCGGACCTGCACCAATGGACGAACGATCATTCCTGGCAGGTGAACTATCCCGTCGTGCTGGGTCATGAGTTTGCCGGCGTCATCGCCAGGGTTGGCGCGAATGTCACGGGGTGGAAAGAGGGCGACCGCGTCGTCTCCGAGACCGCCGCCGTCATCGACGCGAACAGCCCGCTGACCCGCCAGGGGCTCTACAACCTCGACCCGACCCGCAAGGGTTTCGGCTATGGCGTCAACGGCGCGATGACCAGGTTCGTCCGCGTCCCGAGTCGCATCCTGCACCGCGTCCCCGCGAATCTGCCGTTGGAAATCGCGGCCCTCACCGAGCCCTGTTGCGTGGCGTTTAACGCCGTCGTCAAGAACGGCCGCATCACGCCGGGCGACCGCGTCGTCGTCTTCGGCCCGGGGCCGATCGGGTTGTTGTGCGGCGCGATGGCCCGGCTGTGCGGCGCGGAAGTCGCGGTTGTCGGCCTGGAGCGCGACCGCGAGCGGCTCGAGATTGCAAAGGGCTACGGCTGTACGCCGATCGTCAGCGGACTTGAAGAATGGTCGAAGGAAATCGACGGCTTGGGTGTCGATGGCGTCGTCGATGCCGCGGGCGTGTCGGCGACGCTCAAGATGTCGATGCAGATCGTTCGGCCCAACGGCTGGATTAGCAAGGTCGGCTGGGGGCCGCAGCCGCTGAACTTCTCGCTCGATCCACTCGTGCAGAAGAACATCACGCTGCAAGGCAGCTTCAGTCACAACTGGCCCATCTGGGAACGAGTGGTCCGGCTGCTGTCCACCGGCCAGCTCGACGTGCGCCCGATCATCGGCGGAACCTGGCCCTTGGAACAATGGCACGAAGCGTTCGAGACTATGCATTCCGGGAAGATCGCCAAGGCGGTGCTGAAGCCGTAA
- a CDS encoding DUF1553 domain-containing protein, with translation MSLLRLVPLLVLLQAAAAVAAPLEFNRDIRPILSENCFFCHGQDPKNRKADLRLDLREAAVADLGGHAAIVPGKPDASDIIKRLISHDPEEQMPPAKSNRRVSAEQIDTLRRWIAEGAAYQKHWAFITPRKPELPVVKDAQWPRRPLDRFVLARLETEGLRPTPETKPEIWLRRASFDLTGLPPEPTAIDAFLQDVTARGETAYEAAVDRMLASEAFGERQAIEWLDIARYADTHGFNNDSARSMWRWRDWVIDSFNSNKPYDQFITEQLAGDLLPSATLDQRLATGFGRNHVINSEGGIIDEEYRVEYVADRVRTTSLAWLGLTFECARCHDHKFDPITQKAFYEFYAFFNDVAEFGEDGRVANAVPLMAAPTKEQQAKIVQQKEMLTRLQQAENVIAIALQERSGEIDVKAIGKSAAEAETRVSSKPTLELSADTADAKANAWSFAKERKPSLVDGIRGKAWLADGKGAVGSIDAKAIDINNPKGFTLSMWVKPSKDAPADAPILSNQDRSGSPADAQYGKGAEVRIVRCQIEFRASARWPVYAMQVRSEGTAIEPDQWHHVVVQLLPADPATQAYMPAERVRMFIDGSERSTRILHDGMNGAVVSRPWLIAADTGHDATAWRGAIDDIRAYGSAISSEEIRSMFAASAWPYAISQYEQRSRTSRTEDESPHYQNWSGDANLISRSSDFAAARAAFNHAREEQLATVRSAPSVMVMADIAVPRQASVLKRGMYDAPGDPVSPGVPESLLVGWPEGASRDRLGLAKWFTRPDHPLTSRVVINRWWAQLFGTGIVKTVEDFGFQSEWPSHPELLDFLARDFVDGGWNTKSFLKSLVLSATYRQTSDVTRALVERDPENRLLARGPRFRLPAELLRDQALAVSGLLRPRVGGPSVFPYQPASLYVGIVVGANYPGTTWQQSTGDDLYRRSMYTFWKRTVPHPTMTTFDAPDREFCSARRSRTNTPLQALTLLNEPAFVEASCHLAGRMLAEGGTSDVERAAFGFRLATARKPTDAELGVLTRRWEQFRKEFVTDPSAATALLKIGVKPVVSSATPGELAAATMVASIILNLDEALTKN, from the coding sequence ATGTCGCTTCTACGACTCGTGCCGCTGTTAGTCCTGCTTCAAGCCGCTGCCGCGGTCGCCGCGCCGCTGGAGTTCAACCGTGACATCCGTCCGATTCTCTCCGAGAACTGCTTTTTCTGTCACGGCCAGGACCCCAAAAATCGCAAGGCCGATCTCAGGTTGGACCTCCGCGAAGCCGCGGTCGCCGACCTTGGCGGTCACGCGGCGATCGTTCCGGGCAAGCCCGACGCCAGCGACATCATCAAGCGGCTGATCTCGCACGACCCGGAAGAGCAGATGCCGCCGGCCAAATCGAACCGGCGTGTCTCGGCGGAGCAGATCGACACGCTCAGGCGATGGATCGCCGAAGGCGCCGCCTACCAGAAGCACTGGGCGTTCATCACGCCAAGGAAGCCCGAACTGCCGGTGGTGAAAGACGCCCAATGGCCTCGCCGGCCCCTGGACCGATTCGTGCTCGCCAGGCTCGAGACGGAAGGTCTGCGACCGACGCCGGAGACGAAACCTGAAATCTGGCTGCGCCGTGCCAGTTTCGATCTCACCGGTTTGCCGCCCGAACCAACCGCGATCGACGCGTTTCTTCAGGATGTCACAGCACGTGGCGAAACCGCCTACGAAGCCGCGGTCGATCGTATGCTCGCGTCCGAAGCCTTCGGGGAACGCCAGGCGATTGAATGGCTCGATATCGCCCGATACGCCGACACCCACGGCTTCAATAACGACTCGGCCCGCTCCATGTGGCGATGGCGCGACTGGGTTATCGACAGCTTCAACAGCAACAAACCCTACGACCAGTTCATCACCGAACAGCTCGCCGGCGACCTGCTGCCCAGCGCCACGCTCGATCAGCGCCTCGCGACCGGTTTCGGCCGGAACCACGTCATCAACAGCGAAGGCGGCATTATCGATGAGGAGTATCGCGTCGAGTACGTCGCCGACCGCGTCCGCACGACCAGCCTCGCGTGGCTCGGGCTGACGTTCGAGTGCGCCCGCTGCCACGATCACAAGTTCGATCCGATCACCCAGAAAGCGTTCTACGAATTCTACGCGTTCTTCAACGACGTCGCCGAGTTCGGCGAAGACGGACGGGTGGCGAACGCCGTGCCGCTGATGGCTGCGCCGACGAAAGAGCAGCAGGCGAAGATCGTTCAGCAGAAGGAGATGCTTACCAGGCTTCAGCAAGCGGAGAACGTCATCGCGATCGCGTTGCAGGAACGCTCTGGCGAAATCGACGTGAAGGCGATCGGCAAGTCGGCAGCCGAGGCAGAGACCAGGGTTTCGTCAAAGCCCACTCTCGAACTGAGCGCCGACACGGCCGACGCGAAGGCGAACGCCTGGAGTTTTGCGAAGGAGCGAAAGCCCAGTCTCGTCGACGGTATTCGCGGCAAGGCGTGGCTTGCCGATGGGAAAGGTGCGGTCGGCAGCATCGACGCCAAGGCGATCGACATCAACAATCCCAAGGGTTTCACGCTGTCCATGTGGGTCAAGCCGTCGAAGGATGCGCCAGCGGATGCACCAATCCTGTCGAACCAGGACCGATCCGGCTCGCCTGCCGACGCGCAGTATGGGAAGGGCGCGGAGGTCCGCATTGTCAGATGCCAGATTGAGTTTCGTGCCAGCGCACGATGGCCGGTATACGCCATGCAGGTACGTAGCGAGGGCACGGCGATTGAACCCGATCAGTGGCATCACGTGGTCGTGCAGCTCTTGCCGGCTGACCCGGCGACACAGGCTTACATGCCGGCTGAGCGTGTGCGCATGTTCATTGACGGTAGCGAACGGTCGACGCGAATCCTCCACGACGGCATGAACGGCGCGGTCGTCTCGAGACCGTGGCTCATCGCAGCCGACACCGGACACGACGCCACCGCATGGCGCGGCGCGATTGACGACATAAGGGCCTACGGATCGGCGATTTCAAGCGAGGAGATCCGGTCGATGTTCGCGGCGTCGGCCTGGCCGTATGCAATCTCCCAATATGAGCAGCGGAGCCGAACGAGCAGAACGGAAGATGAATCGCCGCACTACCAGAACTGGTCGGGCGATGCGAACCTGATCAGTCGCAGTTCCGACTTCGCGGCGGCGAGAGCCGCGTTCAATCACGCGCGGGAAGAGCAACTCGCCACCGTTCGTTCCGCCCCGTCGGTCATGGTGATGGCCGATATTGCTGTCCCGCGACAAGCATCAGTACTAAAGCGCGGCATGTACGATGCCCCCGGCGATCCGGTCTCTCCGGGCGTGCCCGAATCGTTGTTGGTCGGCTGGCCGGAGGGTGCCTCCCGCGACCGCCTGGGCCTTGCCAAATGGTTCACGCGGCCCGATCACCCGCTTACGTCGCGCGTTGTCATCAATCGCTGGTGGGCTCAGCTCTTCGGTACCGGAATCGTCAAGACCGTCGAGGATTTCGGCTTCCAGTCCGAATGGCCGAGCCATCCGGAACTGCTCGATTTCCTCGCCCGCGACTTCGTCGACGGCGGATGGAACACCAAATCATTCCTGAAATCCCTCGTGCTGTCGGCGACCTACCGACAGACTTCCGATGTCACCCGCGCACTCGTCGAGCGCGACCCCGAAAACCGCTTGCTGGCCCGTGGGCCGCGCTTCCGGTTGCCGGCGGAACTTCTCCGCGACCAGGCGCTGGCCGTCTCCGGATTGCTGCGGCCTCGCGTCGGCGGGCCGAGTGTTTTTCCCTATCAGCCGGCGTCGCTCTACGTAGGTATTGTGGTGGGCGCGAACTATCCCGGCACCACCTGGCAGCAGAGCACCGGCGACGACCTCTATCGCCGCAGCATGTACACGTTCTGGAAACGCACCGTCCCGCATCCGACCATGACGACGTTCGACGCGCCGGACCGCGAGTTCTGTTCGGCCCGGCGGTCCCGCACGAATACGCCGTTGCAGGCGCTGACGCTGCTCAACGAGCCGGCGTTCGTCGAGGCGTCATGTCACCTGGCCGGCCGGATGCTCGCCGAAGGGGGCACGTCCGATGTCGAACGGGCGGCGTTTGGCTTCCGGCTGGCGACGGCCCGCAAGCCGACCGACGCCGAGCTGGGCGTTCTTACGAGAAGATGGGAGCAGTTCCGAAAGGAGTTTGTGACCGATCCGTCCGCGGCGACGGCTCTACTGAAGATTGGCGTCAAACCGGTCGTGTCGTCGGCGACGCCCGGCGAACTGGCGGCGGCGACGATGGTCGCCAGTATCATTCTGAATCTGGACGAGGCATTGACGAAGAATTGA
- the pstB gene encoding phosphate ABC transporter ATP-binding protein PstB, whose amino-acid sequence MSSEPKVADILKKLSEPVHAPQPKREVVIDCHIKELYYGNFKAVRDTHIPIERNTITAFIGPSGCGKSTALRCINRMNDLIQGFRFEGHVHYRGQDMYDKKVDPVNVRRYIGMVFQQPNPFHMSIFNNVAFGLKLNRFKGDLHAQVEKSLRGAALWDEVKDKLKASGLSLSGGQQQRLCIARAIATEPEVLLMDEPCSALDPIATRRVEELMIELKQKYTIAIVTHNLQQAARVADKTGFMFVDTTKGGRTGYLVEFDDTVKIFRDPSAPETQQYIRGEFS is encoded by the coding sequence ATGAGTAGCGAACCCAAAGTCGCGGACATCCTCAAGAAGCTCTCCGAGCCGGTGCACGCCCCGCAGCCGAAGCGCGAGGTCGTGATCGATTGCCACATCAAGGAGCTCTACTACGGCAACTTCAAGGCCGTACGTGACACGCATATCCCGATCGAGCGCAATACCATCACGGCGTTCATCGGGCCCTCGGGCTGCGGCAAGAGCACCGCGCTGCGGTGCATTAACCGCATGAACGACCTGATTCAGGGGTTCCGCTTCGAAGGCCATGTCCACTACCGCGGCCAGGACATGTACGACAAAAAGGTCGATCCGGTGAACGTCCGCCGATACATCGGGATGGTCTTCCAGCAGCCCAACCCGTTCCACATGAGCATTTTCAACAACGTGGCGTTCGGCCTCAAGCTCAACCGCTTCAAGGGCGACCTCCATGCCCAGGTGGAAAAGTCGCTCCGCGGCGCCGCCCTCTGGGATGAAGTGAAGGACAAGCTCAAGGCAAGCGGCCTGTCCCTTTCGGGCGGGCAGCAGCAGCGGCTTTGTATTGCCCGCGCCATCGCGACCGAACCCGAAGTGCTGCTGATGGACGAACCCTGCTCGGCACTCGACCCCATCGCTACCCGCCGGGTGGAAGAACTGATGATCGAACTGAAGCAGAAGTACACGATTGCGATCGTAACGCACAACCTGCAGCAGGCCGCCCGCGTCGCCGACAAGACCGGTTTCATGTTCGTCGACACCACCAAGGGTGGACGCACCGGATACCTCGTCGAGTTTGATGACACGGTCAAGATCTTCCGCGACCCCTCGGCCCCCGAAACCCAGCAGTACATCCGCGGCGAATTCAGCTGA
- the pstA gene encoding phosphate ABC transporter permease PstA, whose product MTAITPTKSPASTNLPASAFHRDYKSIRTLVSVGLSVLAGTLTVVACIPLFSVLFMLIVRGGTRLLQGGLAIFTELPPGAMAKPGEGGFGNAIVGTLTMVVVAVLIAVPFGIMAAIFLTTFGARNPLSTFVRFAAKVMTGLPSILAGVFAYVAVVLLTGGFSAVAGGVALSVLMIPIVMLTAEEAIKMVPQKMKDAAIGMGCTPAQVTWKITIPSAMPGILTGVMLAVARAAGETAPLIFTAMMNNFRWAIDGKQPFVHLMRPTSSMAVFIYNSSASFSQNLIDLAWAASLVLVMMVLFFNIGGQLLSRGSRPKR is encoded by the coding sequence ATGACAGCGATCACTCCGACCAAGAGTCCCGCGTCAACCAACCTGCCGGCGTCGGCGTTTCACAGGGACTACAAGTCGATCCGTACGCTTGTCAGCGTCGGCCTTTCTGTCCTGGCCGGCACGCTGACGGTCGTCGCCTGTATTCCGCTGTTCTCCGTGCTGTTCATGCTGATTGTCCGAGGCGGAACCCGTCTGCTTCAAGGCGGACTGGCGATCTTTACCGAGCTTCCGCCCGGTGCGATGGCCAAGCCCGGTGAAGGCGGGTTCGGCAACGCGATCGTGGGAACCCTCACCATGGTCGTCGTGGCAGTTCTGATTGCGGTGCCCTTCGGCATTATGGCGGCCATCTTCCTGACGACCTTCGGTGCCAGGAACCCGCTGTCCACGTTCGTCCGCTTCGCCGCCAAGGTTATGACCGGTCTGCCCTCGATCCTGGCAGGTGTATTCGCGTACGTCGCGGTGGTGCTGCTGACCGGCGGCTTCTCGGCCGTCGCCGGCGGTGTTGCCCTGTCCGTCCTGATGATTCCCATCGTCATGCTGACCGCCGAAGAGGCGATCAAGATGGTCCCCCAGAAGATGAAGGATGCGGCGATCGGCATGGGCTGCACGCCGGCCCAGGTCACCTGGAAGATCACCATCCCATCGGCAATGCCGGGTATACTGACCGGCGTCATGCTCGCGGTCGCCCGGGCGGCCGGCGAAACCGCCCCGCTTATCTTCACGGCGATGATGAACAATTTCCGCTGGGCGATCGACGGTAAGCAGCCGTTCGTCCACCTGATGCGTCCGACAAGCTCGATGGCCGTGTTCATCTATAATTCGTCGGCGAGTTTTTCGCAGAACCTGATTGACCTTGCATGGGCTGCTTCACTGGTCCTGGTGATGATGGTGCTCTTCTTCAACATCGGCGGGCAGTTACTGTCCCGCGGCAGTCGGCCGAAGCGGTGA